A window of the Virgibacillus pantothenticus genome harbors these coding sequences:
- a CDS encoding DUF4176 domain-containing protein, with amino-acid sequence MEELLPLGTIVYLENGTKKIMVVGRGAVMEDEDTGEDVYFDYMGTPYPEGIDPENAIFFNEDNVDEVLFTGFKDEEEKRFQKLYKEWEDGLSIDKKLV; translated from the coding sequence ATGGAAGAATTATTACCATTAGGGACAATTGTTTATTTGGAAAACGGCACGAAGAAAATTATGGTTGTAGGACGTGGGGCAGTCATGGAGGATGAAGACACTGGGGAGGACGTATACTTTGATTATATGGGGACGCCTTACCCAGAAGGCATTGATCCGGAAAACGCAATTTTTTTTAATGAAGATAATGTTGATGAAGTTTTATTTACAGGATTTAAAGATGAGGAAGAGAAAAGGTTTCAAAAGTTATATAAAGAATGGGAAGATGGTTTATCCATTGATAAAAAACTAGTTTAG
- the essC gene encoding type VII secretion protein EssC translates to MVTYKNQLHKCHLPEKEHKEVIIGNDWSDSMTFLGLDQSFRINWDGNEAFVGKNKLETQMSIPVADHLMELSLLDAKKSYAYDIAGRNIVTIGSNSYDDILLPDASADLVLHRQDDGMSFKLANQGTTVYHNFMAVDRQTVIFPGDQLFMDGTIIYVGKDDLQVMTSKQQLTSKLVELVEVVTPYSGEYPDYHRSPRIIYREPEEDRTIAKPAHKPSKPSEQLARTIVPPIVMVVALVVISLIQPRGIYILVMLSITVVTIIFSITSYMKSVKKYKEDMKHREETYKAYLQRKTKELHLVSEEQRYALFYHYPAVDTIREMAKNVEARIYEKTMYQHDFLHFRAGLGTVPSSFKIDFNDEEFTQEKDELVDQARELLSQYQEIENVPVVTSLTKGPVGYIGHRPLVLEQLQLLVTQIALFHSYHDVQFITIFPEEEKQEWDWMRWLPHASLRDVNVRGFVYHERSRDQVLHSLYQLLKERKQTIDEKTNKNEKIYFSPHYIVLITDEKMILDHIVMEFFNEDPSEIGVSLIFVQDVMQALPEHVKTVIDIRDAKHGNILLEEGELVNKKFHLDHYPDGFDKQEITRALAPINHLQNLKNSIPEKVTFLEMYGVENVNDLNIEQRWGVNETYKSLAVPLGLRGKEDIVQLNLHEKAHGPHGLVAGTTGSGKSEIIQSYILSLGINFHPYEVAFLLIDYKGGGMANLFNDMPHLLGTITNLDKAQSMRALASIKAELQKRQRLFGEHNVNHINQYQKLYKQGKASEAMPHLFLISDEFAELKSEQPDFMKELVSTARIGRSLGIHLILATQKPSGVVDDQIWSNSKFKLALKVQNASDSNEILKTPDAAEITLPGRAYLQVGNNEIYELFQSAWSGADYVPDKDDHEFVDTTIYAINDLGQYDILTEDLSGLANKKDVEKKPTELEAVIDYIAAYTEKCQIDPLPRPWLPPLPERILPKEMHDIHFKEAWQAEGKKRLVVTLGLLDQPELQSQSPLTLDLTRHGHIAVFSSPGYGKSTFLQTVVMNLVHQHRPEHLHMYLLDFGTNGLLPLKPLPHVADTMLLDEEEKIAKFIRLMNGKMKERKQKLSSFGVASIEMYEKASGDIVENQLIVIDNYDSVREAAFSDEFEKLITQIAREGASVGIHLAISAGRQSAMRMPLISNIKTQIPLYLIEETEARGIVGRTDIEIEEIPGRGLIKLEEPTLFQTMLPAEGEETLAVIDGIQATAKAMEEFWDGDLPEEIPMMPEVIQMEQYRDSRAFKKAIKQEKLPVGLEYQDVQLCSHHFRKDGHLIVFSDDQNNLSHATVSILEQLCELKSKRSLIYLIDPDYDFIKYKGKVDHTIADENTINDFITQWLKEITKRNNLLIKARQSGELENPLKNLKQHYVFIPSFDSVTKLVDMKSGDADTLIDKGKDVGIYFVICSLENQFTYPNNELAQATKRKMDAAIIAMKMSDQSYFSSNYIRGEKRLSQDQAYYYLKGNYQLIQMPRIN, encoded by the coding sequence ATGGTTACCTATAAAAATCAATTGCATAAATGCCATTTACCGGAAAAGGAACATAAGGAAGTGATAATAGGTAATGATTGGTCGGATAGCATGACTTTTCTGGGATTGGATCAATCATTTCGTATTAATTGGGACGGCAATGAAGCCTTTGTCGGTAAAAATAAACTAGAAACACAGATGTCCATTCCAGTTGCAGATCATTTAATGGAATTGAGTTTGTTAGACGCTAAGAAAAGCTATGCATATGATATTGCCGGCAGAAATATAGTTACGATTGGAAGCAATAGCTATGATGATATACTGCTGCCAGACGCTTCAGCTGATCTTGTATTGCATAGACAGGATGACGGTATGTCATTTAAGTTAGCGAATCAAGGTACGACGGTCTATCATAATTTTATGGCAGTCGATCGGCAAACGGTTATTTTTCCAGGTGATCAGTTATTTATGGATGGCACCATTATTTATGTAGGTAAAGATGACCTGCAAGTGATGACTTCAAAACAGCAATTGACAAGTAAGCTAGTGGAATTGGTGGAAGTGGTTACCCCATATAGTGGAGAATATCCAGATTACCATCGGTCACCACGAATTATTTATCGTGAACCAGAGGAAGATCGCACGATAGCGAAACCAGCTCACAAACCGTCAAAGCCTAGTGAACAATTGGCAAGGACCATTGTTCCGCCAATTGTGATGGTGGTAGCACTCGTTGTTATTTCACTTATTCAGCCTAGAGGTATTTACATATTAGTTATGCTATCGATAACGGTTGTGACGATTATATTTTCGATTACTTCCTATATGAAAAGCGTTAAAAAGTACAAAGAGGATATGAAGCACCGCGAAGAAACCTATAAGGCATACTTACAGCGTAAAACGAAAGAATTGCACTTAGTGAGTGAAGAGCAGCGATACGCTTTATTTTATCATTATCCAGCTGTCGACACGATAAGGGAGATGGCTAAAAATGTGGAAGCGAGAATCTATGAAAAGACCATGTACCAGCATGATTTTCTTCATTTCCGTGCTGGCTTAGGAACGGTTCCATCTAGTTTTAAAATTGATTTTAACGATGAAGAATTTACGCAAGAGAAAGATGAACTTGTTGATCAAGCAAGAGAGCTGTTATCGCAATATCAAGAAATAGAAAACGTACCTGTGGTGACATCACTAACGAAAGGACCGGTGGGGTATATTGGTCATCGGCCGCTTGTTTTAGAACAGCTGCAGTTATTAGTGACCCAAATTGCGTTGTTTCATAGCTATCATGACGTTCAGTTTATTACGATCTTTCCAGAGGAAGAAAAGCAGGAATGGGATTGGATGCGCTGGCTGCCGCATGCGAGTTTAAGAGATGTGAATGTGCGTGGTTTTGTCTATCACGAGCGTTCTCGTGACCAAGTCCTTCATTCCTTGTATCAATTATTGAAAGAACGTAAGCAGACAATCGATGAAAAGACGAACAAAAACGAAAAAATTTATTTTTCTCCACATTATATCGTGCTTATCACAGACGAAAAGATGATATTGGATCATATTGTCATGGAATTTTTTAATGAAGATCCAAGTGAAATTGGCGTCTCCCTCATATTTGTTCAAGATGTGATGCAGGCACTACCAGAACATGTAAAAACAGTTATTGATATACGTGATGCAAAGCATGGAAACATTTTACTGGAAGAGGGCGAATTAGTAAATAAAAAATTTCACCTAGACCACTATCCAGATGGTTTCGATAAACAAGAAATTACTCGTGCGTTAGCGCCAATAAATCATTTACAGAATCTAAAAAATTCCATACCTGAAAAAGTAACCTTTTTAGAAATGTACGGGGTGGAGAATGTAAATGACCTCAACATTGAACAGCGTTGGGGTGTGAATGAAACTTATAAGAGCTTAGCAGTTCCATTAGGACTTCGGGGTAAAGAAGATATTGTGCAATTAAACTTACACGAAAAAGCTCACGGACCACATGGGCTCGTTGCGGGTACGACAGGTTCCGGTAAGTCAGAAATTATCCAATCCTATATTCTATCGTTAGGTATTAATTTTCACCCTTACGAAGTTGCCTTTTTACTTATAGATTATAAGGGTGGTGGAATGGCGAATTTATTTAATGATATGCCACATTTGTTAGGGACGATTACGAACTTGGATAAAGCTCAATCGATGCGAGCGCTTGCTTCGATTAAAGCAGAACTGCAAAAACGACAGCGGCTTTTTGGCGAGCATAATGTAAATCATATCAACCAATATCAAAAGCTTTATAAGCAAGGAAAAGCAAGTGAAGCAATGCCACACCTCTTTTTGATTTCCGATGAATTCGCGGAGTTAAAATCAGAACAGCCGGACTTTATGAAAGAGCTCGTATCCACTGCAAGAATTGGGCGTTCCCTTGGCATCCATCTTATACTCGCAACGCAAAAGCCAAGCGGTGTTGTCGATGACCAAATTTGGTCAAACTCCAAGTTTAAATTGGCGTTAAAAGTACAAAATGCGAGTGATTCGAATGAAATCTTAAAAACACCCGACGCAGCTGAAATCACATTACCAGGGCGTGCCTACTTACAAGTCGGAAACAATGAAATTTATGAGCTATTCCAAAGTGCATGGAGCGGTGCTGATTATGTGCCTGATAAGGATGATCATGAATTCGTAGATACAACGATTTATGCGATTAATGATCTAGGTCAGTATGATATCCTGACCGAGGATTTAAGTGGCTTGGCGAATAAAAAGGACGTAGAGAAAAAACCAACCGAATTGGAAGCCGTTATCGACTATATTGCTGCTTACACAGAAAAGTGCCAAATTGACCCACTTCCAAGACCGTGGTTGCCGCCGTTACCTGAACGAATATTACCAAAAGAAATGCACGATATTCATTTTAAGGAAGCTTGGCAAGCAGAAGGCAAGAAGCGACTTGTCGTTACATTAGGTCTATTAGATCAGCCAGAGCTACAATCACAATCGCCACTCACACTTGATTTAACGAGGCACGGGCATATTGCTGTTTTCTCAAGTCCGGGTTACGGAAAATCGACCTTTCTGCAAACAGTTGTTATGAATCTTGTACATCAGCATCGGCCAGAGCATTTGCATATGTATTTATTAGATTTTGGAACGAACGGTTTATTGCCATTAAAACCGTTGCCACATGTTGCCGATACAATGCTTTTGGATGAGGAAGAGAAAATAGCCAAATTTATCCGTCTTATGAATGGGAAGATGAAGGAACGCAAGCAGAAGCTAAGCAGCTTTGGAGTGGCAAGTATAGAAATGTATGAAAAAGCGAGCGGAGATATCGTAGAAAATCAATTGATTGTTATTGATAATTATGATTCTGTCCGTGAGGCAGCATTCTCCGATGAATTTGAAAAGCTAATTACACAAATTGCTAGAGAAGGAGCAAGTGTGGGAATACATTTAGCGATTAGTGCTGGGCGACAAAGTGCCATGCGTATGCCGTTAATATCCAATATTAAAACGCAAATTCCACTTTATTTAATTGAAGAAACGGAAGCACGTGGAATTGTCGGCAGAACAGATATTGAAATTGAAGAAATCCCAGGAAGAGGACTCATTAAGCTAGAAGAACCCACATTATTCCAGACGATGCTTCCTGCAGAAGGAGAAGAAACGTTAGCAGTTATTGATGGCATTCAAGCAACCGCAAAAGCAATGGAAGAATTCTGGGATGGCGATTTGCCAGAAGAAATCCCGATGATGCCTGAAGTAATACAAATGGAGCAATATCGAGATAGTAGGGCGTTTAAAAAGGCAATCAAGCAAGAAAAATTACCAGTTGGATTGGAGTACCAAGACGTACAGCTTTGTTCACATCACTTTAGAAAAGATGGGCATTTGATTGTGTTTTCCGATGATCAAAATAATTTGTCCCATGCTACTGTCAGCATTTTAGAACAACTTTGTGAACTAAAAAGTAAGAGATCATTGATATATTTAATCGATCCAGATTACGATTTTATAAAATATAAGGGTAAAGTGGATCATACAATTGCTGATGAAAATACAATTAATGATTTCATTACCCAATGGTTAAAAGAAATAACGAAGCGAAATAATTTGTTGATAAAAGCTAGACAAAGCGGGGAATTAGAGAACCCTTTAAAAAACTTGAAACAACATTATGTATTTATACCGAGTTTTGACTCAGTTACTAAACTAGTCGATATGAAGAGCGGAGACGCGGACACGTTAATTGATAAAGGAAAAGATGTAGGTATCTATTTTGTTATTTGCTCATTGGAGAATCAATTTACTTACCCGAATAACGAATTAGCACAAGCTACAAAGCGAAAAATGGATGCGGCTATTATTGCAATGAAAATGAGTGATCAATCCTATTTCTCAAGTAATTATATTAGAGGGGAAAAAAGACTTTCTCAAGATCAAGCCTATTACTATCTAAAAGGAAACTATCAATTAATTCAAATGCCTCGAATTAATTAA
- the essB gene encoding type VII secretion protein EssB translates to MKEKTIQFENLTLQFEIEQDNWQVRLPKSQTAVHDVRQMDVMLHPSDFFAPLTITEEKDAYRFTFSRKQKVKTWNRLLQLHRNEKLRLVCNMIKLERYLNTRITFFLHPENLVVDDNLMPIIIYRGIRKLVPPYEMSETDFLKQLKCFTIALFSKKYNFEQLYHGSLQNATETDFQRQVSEITDLEELKDFLYKSYEEEQRKTEQTMVVVPTKRFRLFKQLSIIMIIVSVLLAIPVIYYGFIKTPYQNNLLEAHGQYLASSYGDVISTLEDEDPEKLPTQTMYILAHSYINVENLSDAEKEVILKNVSLKSDPDYLAYWIYNGRGEFDTSIEKAKYIDDPILIMHGLIQKIEQAKNNPDLTGSEREETVKELQDELQKYREEYDLQAEEEKTAPVNDTETEDNSQTQQDPQSDKQSNADENKQEETKNGKEENEKNETDKQEASKKKEE, encoded by the coding sequence ATGAAGGAGAAAACAATACAATTTGAAAATCTGACACTGCAATTTGAAATAGAACAAGATAATTGGCAGGTGCGATTACCTAAATCACAAACCGCTGTACATGATGTCCGGCAAATGGATGTTATGCTACATCCTTCTGATTTTTTTGCCCCGCTTACAATTACAGAAGAAAAAGACGCCTATCGATTTACATTTAGCCGCAAGCAGAAAGTGAAAACTTGGAATCGATTACTGCAATTACATAGAAATGAAAAATTAAGGTTAGTTTGCAACATGATTAAATTAGAGCGTTATTTGAACACGAGAATAACTTTTTTTCTTCATCCTGAAAATCTTGTTGTTGATGATAACCTTATGCCGATAATTATATACCGAGGGATTCGCAAACTTGTGCCTCCATATGAGATGAGTGAAACAGATTTTTTAAAACAATTAAAATGCTTTACCATCGCCCTATTTTCCAAGAAATATAATTTTGAACAGCTTTATCACGGTTCCTTGCAAAATGCAACGGAGACGGATTTTCAGCGTCAAGTGAGTGAAATAACCGATCTGGAAGAGCTTAAGGATTTTCTATACAAAAGCTATGAAGAAGAACAGCGAAAAACAGAGCAAACTATGGTGGTTGTACCGACTAAACGATTTCGCCTGTTTAAACAGCTTTCTATTATTATGATTATTGTTTCGGTTTTATTAGCTATTCCTGTTATATATTATGGATTCATTAAAACTCCTTATCAGAATAATTTACTAGAAGCCCATGGTCAATACTTGGCTTCCTCTTATGGTGATGTTATTTCCACATTAGAGGATGAAGACCCGGAAAAGTTGCCTACACAAACGATGTATATTTTAGCTCACTCCTATATTAACGTTGAAAACTTATCAGATGCTGAGAAAGAAGTCATTTTAAAAAACGTTAGCCTGAAGAGTGACCCCGACTATTTAGCTTACTGGATTTACAACGGTAGAGGAGAATTTGACACCTCTATTGAAAAGGCAAAATATATTGATGATCCAATATTAATTATGCATGGACTTATTCAAAAGATAGAGCAGGCAAAAAACAATCCAGATTTAACAGGGTCGGAACGAGAAGAGACCGTTAAAGAGTTACAGGATGAATTACAAAAGTATCGGGAGGAGTATGATTTACAAGCTGAGGAAGAGAAAACTGCGCCGGTAAATGATACAGAGACTGAAGATAATAGTCAAACACAGCAAGATCCCCAGTCAGATAAGCAAAGTAATGCGGATGAAAATAAACAAGAAGAGACCAAAAATGGAAAAGAAGAAAACGAAAAGAATGAAACTGATAAACAAGAAGCAAGTAAGAAAAAGGAAGAATAA
- a CDS encoding EsaB/YukD family protein, translating into MVQDTHINVTMDFSHVAQGGGVYDLRIPTQLTVKQLLFYVTDALHIDLPEQSRYAIKVTTKNLFIADDDYVIDYPVTDGDILLVL; encoded by the coding sequence ATGGTACAAGATACACATATTAATGTGACGATGGATTTTAGCCATGTTGCGCAGGGGGGCGGGGTATATGATCTCCGTATCCCGACGCAATTAACTGTTAAACAACTACTTTTTTATGTAACGGATGCGCTGCATATCGATCTGCCAGAGCAATCTCGTTATGCAATCAAAGTTACTACCAAAAATTTATTTATTGCAGATGATGACTATGTCATAGATTATCCTGTTACAGATGGAGATATTTTACTAGTTTTATAA
- the essA gene encoding type VII secretion protein EssA, with protein sequence MKMKQKLVKVIFTIVISLLVVWGYQTPAVIADSQGKLEMKIDRITEEKSENTSKKETEIEKIFPMLFAEETATTVEEKKAQQEQSLDKLEEVLFTINAEPNKTLQQTKDALFTKDYETIAATTTKQTDDQSEDKEASESDNTMLYALAGFALLLCGGLYVMMQKMLN encoded by the coding sequence ATGAAAATGAAGCAGAAGTTAGTTAAAGTCATCTTCACAATTGTTATCAGTCTGCTGGTGGTTTGGGGATACCAAACACCAGCAGTCATTGCAGATAGTCAGGGTAAGTTGGAAATGAAAATAGACCGGATTACGGAAGAAAAATCGGAAAACACATCCAAAAAGGAAACGGAAATAGAAAAAATTTTTCCCATGCTATTTGCAGAAGAAACAGCTACTACCGTTGAGGAGAAAAAAGCACAGCAAGAGCAATCGCTAGACAAACTTGAGGAAGTTTTGTTTACCATCAATGCAGAACCTAACAAAACATTGCAACAGACGAAAGATGCATTGTTTACGAAAGATTATGAAACAATTGCTGCAACGACTACAAAGCAAACGGATGATCAAAGTGAAGATAAAGAAGCTTCTGAATCTGATAACACCATGTTATATGCGTTAGCTGGTTTTGCCTTACTTTTATGTGGCGGTCTCTATGTGATGATGCAAAAAATGTTAAATTAG
- the esaA gene encoding type VII secretion protein EsaA — translation MKKLDKRWFLFLLLIVILASGLSYLALNQQEQTDNEETEVERAMAIALVNEDEGSMLNGEKIAFGDAFVQGVNNENNHEWFVVSRGVAESGLKRGTYDMMIVIPNDFSQKALSIDSESPEQVVLNYKINATDNEQIRAEAEKTASNILNRFNRRIIDVYFASIVGNLQNAQDNIGEIIEKQAVYTNTLSNEVYNPLDNYTNQFGSIKDSTELSKSSFQSFQDMMDTFENELVADAELDQDYLSTVNDVTQLKKKNNVQILEFYQTLNEFDGVLNQQEAEQQLERLQLANKMINDQLQNNGGGMEEIEPPINSVMYQRNTEANIAVGANTLKKYLDDSLAQVQKTYSNIERRINPDYSGGFTGVISDRLDGLLANVLGKEDKLVNMLLQKPAANAKNYLHKQIRRLPSTNMDDFEEVGLPKHTVKEIRNVITVTKKYMGEKGLGAGENLNPSGDPTKLLSYQINQLKEKLHTSGMTMSDSVKLPKNKKSAQTFHLKIPKRILEKYKVENVKLTIPGIGDVDYTKQYHDGEIILPANEEGIFTVQVTLRLLDKKSKVDIFKPIPWGWKLHQKDIDNVDVPETAQIETAETPLVANVEVEATKEQKHDKTQGGDKQTTEQKTAPETEPIQPGNGGESGSETGESEDGESPSDDGNPDESGTEEPNEEEPKGDEDSVPLEKLKPATKRVKIINNRINHEIMTPMEGMDKATNKLIRAVTNTVTPYQKLFSSYESYFGLNMGSPNLPEQLKGKRLKDLATEDSLYYLFNKKDVPGLIKDYIVLQISDEVAKQIRTPWENLQKQIAMHEQQVAQMNNNADALVRRINQTAKRATILNDSLEKTLQNVADWRERSLNLVDSQAKIQANEEDEQSAIVSLDENFQPLLSASQSLAEQAQGNVNEADTVYDTFDSINEQATTIQESGDDIVQQVESLSVSMTNKLLEDEEFAENFTGVLANSRIGDRQNEDLYKFLSNPVQTSNQGTITSSDSFTPYYLVLICFIVVLFTAYVISTINQKRVEQDLFSEEKSLVGSNIPITLIIAGIGVLEGIVIGVVSSYTMHMTDGDMLMLTGLIVLLITGMLLISTYLLRQIKMIGMFVLLIVLSLYLFLTNAFGTGIKGMGLLKDFSPLQYVETLLLNVVHGEANYQASILIMIGIMIVGALANLFVVHRSTQKGEMDDENEAEVS, via the coding sequence ATGAAGAAATTGGATAAACGCTGGTTCCTGTTTTTATTATTAATCGTTATCCTAGCTTCGGGCTTATCCTATCTTGCGTTAAATCAACAAGAACAAACAGACAACGAAGAAACGGAAGTTGAAAGGGCAATGGCCATTGCACTCGTTAATGAAGATGAGGGATCTATGTTAAATGGCGAAAAGATTGCTTTTGGTGATGCCTTTGTGCAAGGAGTGAACAATGAAAACAATCATGAATGGTTTGTAGTCAGTCGCGGAGTTGCAGAAAGCGGTTTGAAACGTGGTACATATGACATGATGATTGTTATTCCGAATGATTTTTCCCAAAAGGCGCTCTCGATTGATTCTGAATCTCCAGAACAAGTTGTATTAAATTATAAAATTAATGCGACGGATAACGAGCAAATAAGAGCGGAAGCGGAAAAAACGGCTAGTAATATCCTAAATCGATTTAATCGCAGAATTATCGACGTATATTTTGCAAGTATTGTCGGAAATCTGCAAAATGCGCAAGATAATATTGGTGAAATTATCGAAAAACAGGCAGTTTATACTAATACGCTAAGTAATGAAGTATATAACCCGCTTGATAATTACACAAATCAGTTTGGGTCGATTAAAGATAGTACAGAGCTGTCCAAATCAAGCTTTCAAAGCTTTCAGGATATGATGGATACTTTTGAAAATGAATTAGTAGCCGACGCTGAATTAGATCAAGATTATTTGTCAACTGTAAATGATGTTACCCAATTGAAGAAAAAAAATAACGTTCAGATTCTCGAATTCTATCAAACTTTGAATGAATTTGATGGAGTATTAAATCAGCAAGAAGCCGAACAGCAATTGGAGCGTTTGCAGTTAGCAAATAAAATGATAAATGATCAATTGCAAAACAACGGTGGGGGTATGGAAGAAATTGAACCTCCGATAAACTCTGTGATGTATCAACGCAACACGGAAGCCAATATTGCTGTTGGAGCGAACACGCTAAAGAAATATTTAGACGACTCATTAGCTCAAGTACAGAAAACGTATAGCAATATTGAAAGAAGAATCAATCCCGATTATTCGGGTGGTTTTACCGGTGTAATTTCAGATCGATTAGATGGTCTGCTTGCCAATGTGCTAGGCAAAGAAGACAAATTGGTAAATATGCTTTTGCAAAAACCAGCAGCAAATGCAAAAAATTATTTGCATAAGCAAATAAGACGGTTGCCTTCAACGAATATGGACGACTTTGAAGAAGTAGGTCTGCCAAAGCATACAGTGAAAGAGATTAGGAATGTTATTACGGTAACAAAAAAATATATGGGGGAAAAGGGACTTGGGGCAGGTGAAAATCTTAATCCAAGCGGTGATCCAACCAAGTTATTATCATACCAGATTAATCAACTAAAGGAAAAATTGCATACTTCAGGGATGACTATGTCTGACTCCGTAAAGTTGCCGAAAAATAAAAAATCAGCGCAAACATTTCATTTAAAAATACCAAAGCGCATTCTTGAAAAATATAAAGTAGAAAACGTAAAACTTACCATTCCTGGTATTGGAGATGTGGATTATACGAAGCAATACCATGATGGAGAAATTATTCTTCCAGCAAATGAAGAAGGTATTTTTACCGTTCAGGTTACACTTCGTTTGCTTGATAAGAAGTCAAAAGTAGATATTTTCAAGCCAATTCCTTGGGGCTGGAAGCTGCATCAAAAAGATATTGATAATGTAGATGTTCCGGAAACAGCACAAATTGAAACAGCGGAAACACCTCTTGTTGCAAATGTAGAGGTTGAAGCAACAAAAGAACAAAAGCACGATAAAACTCAAGGTGGAGATAAGCAAACAACAGAGCAAAAGACAGCCCCAGAAACAGAACCAATACAACCAGGTAATGGGGGAGAAAGTGGATCTGAAACCGGTGAAAGCGAAGACGGAGAAAGTCCTAGTGATGATGGCAACCCTGATGAATCAGGAACAGAGGAACCAAATGAAGAGGAACCAAAGGGCGACGAAGATAGTGTTCCACTTGAAAAACTTAAGCCGGCAACCAAACGGGTTAAAATCATTAATAATCGCATTAACCATGAAATTATGACGCCAATGGAAGGAATGGATAAGGCAACGAATAAATTAATTAGAGCTGTAACGAATACGGTAACGCCTTATCAAAAATTATTTTCCTCTTATGAAAGTTATTTCGGTTTAAATATGGGGAGTCCTAATTTACCGGAACAACTAAAAGGTAAACGTTTAAAAGATTTAGCAACTGAAGATTCATTGTATTATCTCTTTAATAAAAAAGATGTTCCCGGCTTAATAAAAGACTATATCGTTTTACAAATTAGTGATGAAGTAGCCAAACAAATTCGCACGCCTTGGGAAAATCTACAAAAACAAATTGCAATGCATGAGCAACAAGTTGCTCAAATGAACAATAATGCAGATGCATTAGTAAGAAGGATCAATCAAACTGCTAAAAGAGCAACGATCCTTAACGATAGTCTTGAAAAAACATTACAAAATGTCGCAGACTGGCGAGAGAGAAGCTTGAACCTAGTTGATTCACAAGCAAAGATTCAAGCAAATGAGGAAGACGAACAATCTGCTATCGTTTCCTTGGATGAAAACTTTCAGCCTCTGCTATCAGCTAGTCAATCACTTGCTGAGCAAGCGCAAGGCAATGTGAATGAAGCGGATACAGTATATGACACTTTCGATAGTATTAATGAACAGGCGACAACGATTCAAGAAAGTGGCGATGATATCGTTCAACAAGTCGAATCCTTATCCGTAAGTATGACCAATAAATTACTTGAGGATGAAGAGTTTGCAGAGAACTTTACCGGTGTGTTAGCAAATAGCCGCATTGGTGACAGGCAAAATGAAGATTTATATAAGTTCTTATCCAACCCAGTACAGACGAGTAATCAAGGAACGATTACGTCAAGCGATTCGTTTACACCGTATTACCTCGTACTAATTTGCTTTATTGTGGTCTTGTTTACGGCCTATGTTATTTCCACGATAAACCAAAAGCGCGTAGAACAGGATCTATTTTCTGAAGAAAAGTCACTGGTAGGCAGCAATATCCCAATTACACTTATCATTGCTGGGATAGGTGTTTTAGAAGGTATTGTAATTGGCGTTGTATCCAGTTATACAATGCACATGACAGACGGTGATATGCTGATGCTTACAGGGTTGATTGTCTTGTTAATTACCGGAATGTTGCTCATCTCCACATATTTATTAAGACAAATAAAAATGATTGGTATGTTCGTGCTCTTAATCGTGCTAAGCCTGTACCTGTTTTTAACGAATGCATTTGGAACAGGCATAAAAGGGATGGGACTGTTGAAAGATTTCTCTCCATTGCAATATGTCGAGACATTATTGTTAAATGTTGTACACGGTGAAGCCAATTATCAAGCTTCGATCTTAATCATGATCGGAATCATGATCGTAGGTGCTTTAGCCAACTTATTTGTGGTGCATCGCTCAACACAAAAAGGGGAAATGGACGATGAAAATGAAGCAGAAGTTAGTTAA
- a CDS encoding WXG100 family type VII secretion target — protein sequence MSGQIRMTPEQLQAKAKRYGNSSDQIEQILRDLSNLQVELRSEWEGRAFERFDEQFIDLKPKVLNFAHLMKEIEMQLTKTAEAVADQDHALAQNFGLR from the coding sequence ATGTCAGGACAAATTCGTATGACGCCTGAACAACTACAGGCAAAAGCAAAGCGGTATGGAAATAGTTCAGATCAAATTGAACAAATCCTTAGAGACCTATCTAACTTACAAGTAGAATTACGCTCAGAGTGGGAGGGCCGTGCATTTGAACGATTTGATGAACAATTCATTGATCTTAAGCCGAAAGTACTGAATTTTGCGCATTTAATGAAGGAAATTGAAATGCAATTGACTAAAACAGCAGAAGCGGTTGCGGATCAAGACCATGCTTTAGCCCAAAATTTTGGTCTAAGATAA
- a CDS encoding YjcZ family sporulation protein, with protein sequence MGEAVAGYGYGSGFALIVVLFILLIIVGASYFC encoded by the coding sequence ATGGGTGAAGCTGTTGCAGGTTACGGCTACGGCAGTGGATTTGCCTTAATTGTCGTATTGTTTATTCTGTTAATTATTGTAGGTGCTTCCTACTTTTGTTAA